In the Plectropomus leopardus isolate mb chromosome 5, YSFRI_Pleo_2.0, whole genome shotgun sequence genome, one interval contains:
- the rasgrp4 gene encoding RAS guanyl-releasing protein 4 isoform X1, with protein sequence MNKTKRKASGESRKLVQRRRNTCPSPQDITRALQSPISAPSASAASLDELIQRCLNYFDSEGKLSSPRGTQLVHMTLMMHSWVVPSQMFAQKLLTLYKDCPSDRRVLRRTQICHLIRQWISQFPAVFEADPLLEQTMGDLWELVRSDGEETHSQLIDTSCLSPHVNIFQAPSPSVKKRKVSLIFDHMEPDEMAEHLSYLEFKNFCNVSFLDYRSYVVRGSVRDNPALERSVMMCNGVSQWVQLMILSRHTAQQRAQVFTKFIHVAQKLRALQNFNTLMAVTGGLCHSSISRLKDTANLLPPDITKALSEMTELLSSRSNYSNYRRVYNECTGFKVPILGVHLKDLISLNEALPDYIDEDKINLSKLQHLYSNINDLLAIHSCTPPFEANKDLLHLLTLSLDLYYTEDEIYELSYTKEPKNTKIQPVAPVKAPVVAEWGSGVTPRLDPDTISKHVKQMVDSIMKNYDQNQDGYISLEDFEKIAANFPFSFCTHETDREGQISREEITSYFMRGMSICAKLGFNFNAHNFHETTYKRPTFCETCGGFLWGVIKQGYHCKDCGINCHRHCRDLVGMECLKKHKNTTGSCPCTPAPDSRTKGNSWSSEEETFVFPQSNDSENNQGTSLWKNNSSDFTLSDRSTQTDPGVWTPEKKDKRGNHHNSLVHASPDRRVNTLPHRARGCSMPVSFLQEKMEELHLYKDKSREPD encoded by the exons ATGAACAAGACCAAGag gaaGGCCAGTGGAGAGAGCAGGAAGCTGGTCCAGCGGAGGAGGAATACATGTCCCAGTCCTCAGGACATCACCCGGGCCCTGCAGAGCCCCATCTCTGCTCCCAGTGCCAGCGCTGCCAGCCTGGATGAGCTCATCCAGCGCTGCCTGAACTACTTTG ATTCAGAGGGGAAGCTTTCCAGCCCCAGAGGGACCCAATTGGTACACATGACCCTGATGATGCACAGTTGGGTCGTGCCATCTCAGATGTTCGCCCAGAAACTTCTCACTCT TTATAAGGATTGTCCCTCGGACAGGAGAGTACTGAGACGGACACAGATCTGCCACCTCATCAG GCAGTGGATCAGCCAGTTCCCAGCGGTATTCGAGGCAGACCCCCTTCTGGAGCAGACTATGGGGGACCTGTGGGAGCTGGTGAGGTCAGACGGAGAGGAGACACACTCGCAGCTCATCGACACCTCCTGCTT AAGCCCTCATGTGAACATATTCCAGGCCCCCTCGCCCTCtgtgaagaagaggaaggtgTCTTTGATCTTCGACCACATGGAGCCTGATGAGATGGCTGAGCACCTCAGCTACCTGGAGTTCAAGAACTTCTGTAACGTTTCA TTCCTAGACTACCGCAGCTATGTGGTGCGAGGCTCGGTGAGGGACAACCCCGCTCTGGAGCGATCGGTCATGATGTGTAATGGCGTCTCGCAGTGGGTCCAGCTGATGATCCTCAGCAGACACACGGCCCAGCAGAGAGCCCAGGTCTTCACTAAGTTCATTCATGTGGCTCAG AAACTTCGAGCTCTGCAAAACTTTAACACTCTAATGGCAGTGACTGGAGGCCTCTGTCACAGCTCAATCTCTCGCCTCAAAGACACCGCGAACCTGCTGCCTCCTGACATCACTAAG GCCCTGAGTGAGATGACAGAGCTGCTTTCCTCGCGCAGCAACTACAGCAACTACCGGCGGGTTTACAATGAATGCACCGGCTTCAAGGTGCCCATCCTGGGCGTCCACCTGAAGGACCTGATCTCGCTGAACGAGGCCCTGCCGGACTACATTGACGAGGACAAGATCAACCTGAGCAAGCTACAGCACCTGTACAGCAACATCAATGACCTGCTGGCCATTCACAGCTGCACGCCGCCCTTCGAGGCCAATAAGGACCTCCTGCATCTGCTCACG CTCTCTCTAGATTTATACTACACTGAGGATGAGATTTATGAACTTTCGTACACCAAGGaacccaaaaacaccaagatccAG CCTGTAGCTCCAGTTAAAGCGCCTGTAGTGGCAGAGTGGGGTTCAGGGGTCACACCCAGGCTCGACCCCGACACCATCTCTAAACACGTCAAACAGATGGTGGAT TCCATCATGAAAAACTACGACCAGAACCAGGATGGTTACATCTCACTGGAGGATTTTGAGAAAATAGCAGCCAACTTCCCCTTCTCCTTCTGCACTCACGAAACTGACAG GGAGGGACAAATCAGCCGTGAGGAAATCACCTCTTACTTCATGAGGGGAATGTCTATATGTGCCAAGCTGGGCTTCAACTTCAATGCACACAACTTCCATGAAACCACGTATAAACGGCCCACATTTTGTGAGACTTGTGGAGGCTTT CTGTGGGGAGTCATCAAACAGGGATACCACTGTAAAG ACTGTGGAATAAACTGTCACAGACACTGCAGAGATCTGGTGGGAATGGAGtgcttgaaaaaacacaaaaacacaactgggTCCTGTCCGTGCACCCCGGCCCCTGACTCAAGAACCAAGGGCAACAGCTGGA GTTCAGAGGAGGAGACCTTTGTTTTCCCCCAAAGTAACGACTCAGAAAACAACCAGGGCACCTCTCTATGGAAAAATAACAGCAGCGACTTCACGCTTTCGGACCGCTCCACTCAGACAGATCCTGGAGTTTGGACGCCTGAGAAAAAGGACAAGCGGGGAAACCACCACAACTCTCTCGTACATGCATCCCCGGACAGAAGG GTCAATACACTTCCACACAGAGCCCGCGGCTGCTCCATGCCCGTTTCCTTCCTGCAGGAGAAGATGGAGGAGCTGCATCTCTACAAAGACAAGAGCAGAGAGCCAGACTGA
- the rasgrp4 gene encoding RAS guanyl-releasing protein 4 isoform X2, with protein sequence MGDLWELVRSDGEETHSQLIDTSCLSPHVNIFQAPSPSVKKRKVSLIFDHMEPDEMAEHLSYLEFKNFCNVSFLDYRSYVVRGSVRDNPALERSVMMCNGVSQWVQLMILSRHTAQQRAQVFTKFIHVAQKLRALQNFNTLMAVTGGLCHSSISRLKDTANLLPPDITKALSEMTELLSSRSNYSNYRRVYNECTGFKVPILGVHLKDLISLNEALPDYIDEDKINLSKLQHLYSNINDLLAIHSCTPPFEANKDLLHLLTLSLDLYYTEDEIYELSYTKEPKNTKIQPVAPVKAPVVAEWGSGVTPRLDPDTISKHVKQMVDSIMKNYDQNQDGYISLEDFEKIAANFPFSFCTHETDREGQISREEITSYFMRGMSICAKLGFNFNAHNFHETTYKRPTFCETCGGFLWGVIKQGYHCKDCGINCHRHCRDLVGMECLKKHKNTTGSCPCTPAPDSRTKGNSWSSEEETFVFPQSNDSENNQGTSLWKNNSSDFTLSDRSTQTDPGVWTPEKKDKRGNHHNSLVHASPDRRVNTLPHRARGCSMPVSFLQEKMEELHLYKDKSREPD encoded by the exons ATGGGGGACCTGTGGGAGCTGGTGAGGTCAGACGGAGAGGAGACACACTCGCAGCTCATCGACACCTCCTGCTT AAGCCCTCATGTGAACATATTCCAGGCCCCCTCGCCCTCtgtgaagaagaggaaggtgTCTTTGATCTTCGACCACATGGAGCCTGATGAGATGGCTGAGCACCTCAGCTACCTGGAGTTCAAGAACTTCTGTAACGTTTCA TTCCTAGACTACCGCAGCTATGTGGTGCGAGGCTCGGTGAGGGACAACCCCGCTCTGGAGCGATCGGTCATGATGTGTAATGGCGTCTCGCAGTGGGTCCAGCTGATGATCCTCAGCAGACACACGGCCCAGCAGAGAGCCCAGGTCTTCACTAAGTTCATTCATGTGGCTCAG AAACTTCGAGCTCTGCAAAACTTTAACACTCTAATGGCAGTGACTGGAGGCCTCTGTCACAGCTCAATCTCTCGCCTCAAAGACACCGCGAACCTGCTGCCTCCTGACATCACTAAG GCCCTGAGTGAGATGACAGAGCTGCTTTCCTCGCGCAGCAACTACAGCAACTACCGGCGGGTTTACAATGAATGCACCGGCTTCAAGGTGCCCATCCTGGGCGTCCACCTGAAGGACCTGATCTCGCTGAACGAGGCCCTGCCGGACTACATTGACGAGGACAAGATCAACCTGAGCAAGCTACAGCACCTGTACAGCAACATCAATGACCTGCTGGCCATTCACAGCTGCACGCCGCCCTTCGAGGCCAATAAGGACCTCCTGCATCTGCTCACG CTCTCTCTAGATTTATACTACACTGAGGATGAGATTTATGAACTTTCGTACACCAAGGaacccaaaaacaccaagatccAG CCTGTAGCTCCAGTTAAAGCGCCTGTAGTGGCAGAGTGGGGTTCAGGGGTCACACCCAGGCTCGACCCCGACACCATCTCTAAACACGTCAAACAGATGGTGGAT TCCATCATGAAAAACTACGACCAGAACCAGGATGGTTACATCTCACTGGAGGATTTTGAGAAAATAGCAGCCAACTTCCCCTTCTCCTTCTGCACTCACGAAACTGACAG GGAGGGACAAATCAGCCGTGAGGAAATCACCTCTTACTTCATGAGGGGAATGTCTATATGTGCCAAGCTGGGCTTCAACTTCAATGCACACAACTTCCATGAAACCACGTATAAACGGCCCACATTTTGTGAGACTTGTGGAGGCTTT CTGTGGGGAGTCATCAAACAGGGATACCACTGTAAAG ACTGTGGAATAAACTGTCACAGACACTGCAGAGATCTGGTGGGAATGGAGtgcttgaaaaaacacaaaaacacaactgggTCCTGTCCGTGCACCCCGGCCCCTGACTCAAGAACCAAGGGCAACAGCTGGA GTTCAGAGGAGGAGACCTTTGTTTTCCCCCAAAGTAACGACTCAGAAAACAACCAGGGCACCTCTCTATGGAAAAATAACAGCAGCGACTTCACGCTTTCGGACCGCTCCACTCAGACAGATCCTGGAGTTTGGACGCCTGAGAAAAAGGACAAGCGGGGAAACCACCACAACTCTCTCGTACATGCATCCCCGGACAGAAGG GTCAATACACTTCCACACAGAGCCCGCGGCTGCTCCATGCCCGTTTCCTTCCTGCAGGAGAAGATGGAGGAGCTGCATCTCTACAAAGACAAGAGCAGAGAGCCAGACTGA